In Juglans regia cultivar Chandler chromosome 13, Walnut 2.0, whole genome shotgun sequence, the following proteins share a genomic window:
- the LOC109011182 gene encoding uncharacterized protein LOC109011182 yields the protein MATSVAIGKSSRLFALCRASKNSSFSSATRRFSVPLRPSSFVPLRTPISPPPHPRLVRRELSSIQPVHSAIASACLVSKLPSEAITSTEGRFVNYLSPI from the exons atgGCTACTTCCGTGGCTATTGGAAAGTCCTCACGACTGTTTGCGTTGTGCAGAGCATCGAAGAATTCTTCGTTTTCTTCGGCGACGAGAAGATTTTCAGTGCCACTGCGTCCTTCCAGTTTTGTCCCTCTTCGGACTCCAATCTCCCCTCCTCCTCATCCAAG GTTGGTCCGACGAGAGCTGAGCTCTATTCAACCCGTCCACTCCGCAATCGCTTCCGCCTGCCTGGTCTCGAAGCTCCCAAGCGAAGCCATCACCTCTACTGAAG GTAGATTTGTGAACTATCTCAGTCCCATCTAG
- the LOC109011181 gene encoding glycine-rich RNA-binding protein-like: MSAEVEYRCFVGGLAWATDDQSLERAFSSYGDIVESKIINDRETGRSRGFGFVTFSNEKSMRDAIEGMNGQNLDGRNITVNEAQSRGNGGGGGGGYSRGGGGGGYGGGGGRREGGGGYSRGGGGYGSGGGGGGYGSGGGGGYAGGRDRGYGDGGSKYSRGGGGGDGGSWRS, from the exons ATGTCTGCAGAAGTCGAATACAGATGCTTCGTCGGCGGGCTCGCCTGGGCCACCGACGACCAGTCCCTGGAGCGGGCTTTCTCTTCCTATGGCGATATCGTCGAATCGAAG aTTATCAACGACCGTGAGACGGGGAGATCTAGGGGCTTCGGATTCGTAACCTTCAGCAACGAGAAATCCATGAGGGACGCTATCGAGGGGATGAACGGTCAGAATCTCGACGGACGTAACATTACAGTCAACGAGGCGCAGTCCCGCGGAAACGGCGGTGGTGGAGGCGGTGGTTACAGccgtggaggtggaggtggaggttatggtggtggtggtggacgCCGTGAAGGTGGCGGTGGATATAGCCGTGGTGGCGGAGGCTACGGTAGCGGTGGCGGTGGCGGAGGCTATGGTAGTGGAGGCGGAGGTGGCTATGCTGGTGGCCGTGACCGTGGGTACGGCGACGGTGGGTCTAAGTACTCgagaggaggtggtggtggtgatggtggTAGCTGGAGGAGTTAA
- the LOC109011180 gene encoding protein RADIALIS-like 1 encodes MASSSMSSKSSDSWTAKENKAFERALAVYDKDTPDRWYNVAKAVGGKTEEEVKRRYEELVEDVKRIEAGRVPFPKYKTTGGSGQGNMTDEEKRMRNLRLY; translated from the exons ATGGCATCCAGTTCAATGTCCTCCAAAAGCTCCGACTCTTGGACTGCCAAGGAAAACAAGGCCTTTGAGCGGGCTCTGGCTGTGTATGATAAGGACACTCCCGACCGTTGGTACAATGTCGCTAAGGCTGTTGGTGGGAAAACTGAGGAAGAGGTGAAAAGGCGCTATGAAGAACTTGTGGAGGATGTCAAACGTATTGAGGCTGGCCGAGTGCCCTTCCCCAAGTACAAGACAACTGGAGGGAGTGGCCAGGGAAACATGACCGACGAGGAAAAGAG GATGAGGAACCTGAGGCTCTACTGA